A genomic region of Aspergillus oryzae RIB40 DNA, chromosome 1 contains the following coding sequences:
- a CDS encoding uncharacterized protein (predicted protein) → MHRITASPPLQAEPSSYPNPPLASERPNNIVSPVLDALGCLNDSPENDLAYRTDSWAKSIPFGKSPPNDVSDGEIANGSPFAFPSNPEKGGFSHPSSTSPLPRARPLSYGNGYMSGDLSRQQSVDRHKSHSVSGPFSNPIPLPHLPQAHFYGAPDIDLPLLSSQNRQSTGEKYSFCSFDTIYSPTSKSSRMGTSVLVVGSDGSLEVLAVEDRKTRLIGKLAGLNGRVIDAKVLACNLPDDSCSASRPHVAVIIHGPCVQPDDDTHGSSVGSEVNEVPPTPIGRRSVKDDTKYYQTRVEIYSLRTGDHITTLFTMKPSPYFESIPGLSAIAPSPAGNLKLFAGGNYVVLASGASGEVFIYSMNGYQCLGKTWTSIRSRESRRYSTSSTSTDADGSRTDSPSGIANTDSPIVALKGRWLAIVPPSSTYRASLPGTVPPSLIQGKVYGLDNRNPPARPAITCATDVGEGPSFFDKVARGVTQELVRGARWMGDQGLQAWNNYWNKDQLPTSAPRRSPNLGDLPQAYSAFPPTHAQDTHATTPAEPDLVSIMDLKRLEDGNETKAALFNPVATFQPPEGCSFLSFSPNGLMLLTASTNGDVQHVWDLMQAKYCRAGAFLSEDSVNTCANVRQIARYTRLTKSYIVDVIWCPPSGDRLAIITRKGTVHVFDLPRSAFQWPPFRRARPASSKPPVTDQATDELSDKAAPVNPLSAAFKLVGGKTQPIIAAVRGRTASAGGALPAVGGFSSSAGVRGGKVVAAGLSKSMGAATGTVNTLRHAGENRLHGLARDPAASRVTWITNKDQVFLGLVDSGHFRLYRVRRTMSTQKNRQLQSVVGGKEIEFRLPPVLQTPCGPMPVNAFNAETTVRASLALPSSHPRPSLASKLKCQPLSQAEIETNAPYQPFHTDQRVNLYVYPETGHADEPSNLPTGNWVFGESLPMTRIHVRPFSAGGDDDDDETLHEHQLGSGGEMENLISLGNSTGLPEEVVITTRRKKRHGSSFPSAGSGGDDGFFEDDCDFLDFARDRV, encoded by the coding sequence ATGCACAGGATAACAGCCTCTCCGCCTCTGCAAGCTGAACCGTCGTCATATCCAAACCCTCCGTTGGCTTCTGAACGTCCCAACAATATCGTCTCGCCGGTTCTAGATGCACTTGGCTGTCTTAATGACTCACCAGAGAATGATCTAGCTTATCGTACAGATAGCTGGGCAAAATCTATCCCATTTGGGAAGAGCCCACCAAATGACGTTAGTGACGGTGAAATCGCGAACGGGTCTccctttgcctttccctcAAACCCCGAGAAGGGCGGTTTTAGCCACCCCTCCTCAACGTCGCCTCTTCCCAGGGCAAGGCCTTTAAGCTATGGTAACGGATACATGAGCGGTGACCTGTCTCGACAGCAATCTGTAGATAGGCACAAAAGCCACTCCGTCAGTGGCCCATTTAGTAACCCGATTCCGTTGCCGCATTTGCCCCAGGCCCATTTCTATGGAGCACCTGATATCGACCTTCCACTCCTCTCTAGCCAGAACAGGCAGTCCACAGGTGAAAAGTActccttctgttcctttGATACGATATACAGCCCTACATCCAAGTCGTCGAGAATGGGAACTAGTGTTCTTGTTGTGGGTTCCGATGGATCTTTGGAAGTCCTCGCAGTGGAGGATCGCAAAACACGACTAATCGGGAAGCTGGCTGGTCTCAATGGTCGTGTGATAGATGCCAAGGTCCTGGCCTGCAATCTACCCGATGACTCGTGCTCAGCATCTAGACCGCACGTCGCTGTCATTATCCATGGTCCATGTGTACAACCCGATGATGATACTCATGGCTCCTCTGTGGGTTCGGAGGTGAATGAGGTACCTCCTACGCCCATTGGGAGGCGCTCGGTGAAAGACGATACAAAATATTACCAGACACGTGTCGAGATATATTCACTCAGAACGGGAGACCACATTACGACTCTTTTCACAATGAAGCCTTCGCCATACTTTGAGAGTATCCCCGGACTGTCTGCAATTGCACCTTCACCTGCCGGAAATTTGAAGCTCTTCGCGGGAGGCAATTACGTAGTCTTGGCATCCGGAGCTAGTGGCGAGGTATTCATCTACAGCATGAATGGATATCAGTGCTTAGGTAAAACATGGACGAGCATTCGCTCACGGGAATCCCGGCGTTactcaacctcttcaacttcaacagACGCTGATGGATCTCGGACCGACTCTCCATCTGGGATTGCGAACACCGACAGCCCTATCGTTGCGCTAAAGGGAAGATGGCTGGCAATCGTCCCGCCGTCATCCACGTATAGGGCGTCGCTTCCAGGGACAGTTCCTCCGTCGTTGATACAGGGCAAAGTCTATGGTCTCGACAATCGGAATCCTCCAGCAAGGCCGGCAATAACATGCGCTACAGACGTTGGCGAGGGCCCGAGCTTCTTTGACAAGGTAGCAAGAGGCGTCACGCAGGAACTTGTGCGAGGTGCAAGATGGATGGGCGACCAGGGTCTTCAGGCGTGGAATAATTATTGGAACAAAGACCAGCTACCAACTTCTGCGCCGCGCCGTTCTCCCAACTTGGGAGATCTGCCGCAGGCATACAGCGCTTTCCCACCTACTCACGCCCAAGACACTCATGCTACCACACCCGCGGAGCCTGACCTTGTTTCAATCATGGACTTGAAAAGGCTTGAAGACGGCAACGAGACAAAGGCCGCGCTATTCAACCCCGTTGCCACGTTCCAGCCTCCTGAAGGATGTAGCTTTCTCTCATTTTCGCCTAATGGACTAATGCTACTTACGGCGAGCACGAACGGAGATGTTCAACACGTCTGGGATCTCATGCAAGCTAAGTACTGTCGAGCCGGGGCATTTTTGTCAGAGGATTCCGTGAACACATGTGCCAACGTGCGCCAAATCGCACGGTACACACGTCTGACAAAATCCTACATTGTCGATGTAATTTGGTGCCCTCCTTCAGGAGACCGACTGGCAATTATTACGCGGAAAGGGACAGTACACGTCTTTGACCTACCGCGGAGTGCTTTCCAATGGCCTCCATTCCGACGAGCTCGCCCAGCATCCAGTAAACCGCCGGTAACTGACCAAGCGACCGATGAGTTGTCTGACAAAGCGGCGCCGGTGAACCCTCTGTCAGCGGCGTTTAAGCTCGTTGGAGGTAAGACACAACCCATAATCGCTGCGGTTAGAGGTCGTACCGCAAGTGCCGGTGGGGCTTTACCTGCAGTAGGAGGATTTTCATCGTCTGCTGGTGTTCGAGGCGGGAAAGTAGTTGCTGCTGGTCTCAGCAAATCAATGGGAGCAGCCACCGGAACAGTTAACACGCTCCGTCACGCTGGCGAAAACCGCTTGCACGGGCTGGCCCGTGACCCAGCTGCCTCTCGCGTCACTTGGATTACGAATAAGGACCAGGTATTTCTAGGCTTGGTGGACAGCGGGCACTTCCGGCTCTATAGGGTGCGGCGTACTATGTCTACCCAGAAGAATCGGCAGCTCCAATCTGTAGTAGGAGGCAAGGAGATTGAATTCCGGTTGCCCCCCGTTCTGCAGACGCCCTGCGGCCCTATGCCTGTTAACGCTTTTAATGCGGAGACCACCGTTCGCGCGTCGCTGGCCCTGCCGTCTTCCCACCCACGGCCGTCTCTTGCATCCAAACTTAAATGCCAGCCTCTCTCCCAGGCGGAGATCGAGACAAACGCACCTTACCAACCCTTTCACACCGACCAGAGGGTTAATCTCTACGTATACCCGGAAACTGGTCATGCGGACGAACCATCGAATCTGCCTACTGGAAATTGGGTATTTGGGGAGAGCCTGCCCATGACCAGAATACATGTGCGCCCATTCAGCGCtggtggcgatgatgatgatgacgagaCGCTACATGAACACCAACTGGGCTCTGGTGGAGAGATGGAAAATCTAATCAGTCTTGGCAATAGTACGGGACTCCCTGAGGAGGTTGTGATCACCACacgcaggaagaagagacatggCTCATCGTTTCCTTCGGCTGGCTCTGGAGGCGATGATGGGTTTTTTGAGGATGACTGCGACTTCTTGGATTTCGCCCGGGATCGGGTCTAA